The Cylindrospermum stagnale PCC 7417 genome segment TAGTTGATCTTCAGCTACTAGTACATGAGTTTGCCGAGTTTCCGGTTCCATGAGGCGGACTTCATCCACCCGTGCTGGACTCAAGGCATTGGCAATGTAGGTTGCTGGGTCTGGAGACCAGCGAATCACATCAATTTTTTCACCGCGCAATTCATTGACTACCACTTGAATGCGCGATCCCCGCGCCCCAATACAAGCACCAACTGGGTCTACATCGCGATCTAAGGTATCAACTGCTATTTTAGTCCGAGGGCCTACGTAACGGGAAGGGGGATTGGCTTCCCGTGCTACGGCTACAATCCGTACCACTTCATCCTCGATTTCCGGCACTTCGTTGGCAAACAGATAAACCACCAAGCCAGCATCGGCGCGAGACACTAACAACTGTGGTCCCCGTTGCTGACCTTGGGAAACTTTTTTGAGATATACCTTAAAGGTGGCATTTGCCCGATAATTATCGTTGGGCAACTGTTCCCTTTTCGGTAATTCAGCTTCCACTTCTGGCTGACCAAAGCCACTGGTAACTGCCAGAATTACAGATTGCCTCTCAAACCGCAGTACTCTAGCTTGTAGAACAGTTCCTTCTAAGTCTTGGAACTCTTCTTGCACCATCTGGCGTTGTTGATCTCGGAGCTTTTGTGCCAGTACTTGCTTGGTTTGCATCGCCGCCATGCGACCAAATTCCCCTTGATCTGGAGTGACATCCAGTACCACAGAGTCCCCCAATTGGGCTTCAGAAGCTACTTGTTGAACTTCTTCTAGGGAAATTTGATGGTCGGAATTGCTAACTTCTTCGACGATGGTTTTAGTGGAGAGAACGCGAAATCCTTCTCCTTCAATATCGAGTTCTACTTCAAAATTATCAAAATAATCTTCATCAAACTGTTTGCGCTCCAAATTTTGGGCACGACGATAACGTTCGTAACCTTTGAGCAATGCTTCTCTTATAGCTGATTGAACTGCCAGACGTGGTAAATTTCTTTCCCGACTTATACTTTCAATTAATTCTTTTAATCCGGGTAAACTAACCATTGACATAAGCAATCTCCTTTAGTTTTATGTAAGCACCCAAGACGATTTTGGATTTTAAATTTTGGATTTTAGATTAGAGATGCAGAATTGGTGATGAGTAACTGGTAATTGTGGCTGGTATTCCCATTACCCATTACCTAGTTTGCTCTCACCAGTCCCGAATGACGGGCGAACCGCCCCTCGTCACCAGTCTAAAATCTAAAATCTCAAATCTAAAATCGGCTAGCGGCGCTCATCCAGCTGCACCCTGGTAATCAGGGCGCGCTCAATTTCGACTACACGACCTTTTTGGTTTAAGTAAACTGTTGTCTCATCCCGGCGAATCAACTGACCAGTCCACTCTTGCTGTCCCTCGTAGGGTGGGGAAGTGGAGATAATTACAGGAAATCCTTTAAAGGAAATAAACTCCCTGTCGGTAACCAGTTGCCGCGAAATACCAGGACTGGATACTTCTAACACATAAGCATCTGGAATTATCTCCGACGCATCTAATTCGGCTTCTAACGAACGACTCATCCGCTCGCAATCATCCAAACCAGTGTCCTGCTGAAGATTACGGATGTCTACCCGCAACACCGGCGGACGTTGGTTAGTGTGAAAAACTATGCCGACGACTTCCAATCCCAGCTCTTCTGCCACTGGTGTTGCCAAGTCAATAATTTGTGGTATTAAGGGATGAGTCATGCGAGAATTCAATAAAAAAAGTGGGCACTAACCCACTTCCTGCGATAGGGATATCTTCCAAGAAGCTTTGTGACGAACCAGCATTGGTTCGCCCCTAAAATGAGTTTAGCGCATTTCTTTGAGGGGAGATGCGAGAAATTAACAATAGTCAATTGTCAGTTGTTGTTAATTATTCTTTCCCTGGATTCAGTTCCCTGTCCCCTGTGCCCCATCTACCTTTCCCTGGATTCTGGGAGAGCAGTGCCTTTGTCTACCATTGGCTTAACTGATGCTTGTGTTCGCATCTGCCTAGTTTGCTCGATAATTTGGTCGATATCCTCTTGGGATAAGCGCTGGACGTAATTAATCTTGACTTCTTCCAAGAAGTCAGAAAGTAAGCTTTGAAGTTGTGAAACTACGTGTTTTTTCTGGATTTCCGCTCCCATGGCGGTGGTAAACTTCTCTACCAGTCGAGCAGATAGTTTGGCCCCAACGGGGTCTTTAACGGCGGACAAGATTGCATTGTAAAGGTTTGTTGTAATTTGGGTCGCTAGTTGCTCACTTAGCTGGGTTTGTGCTTGTCCCGCTCCTGGCAACATTAGTAGATTGCGGTAGATGGGGACTTGTTGAAAGATAGTTTCGATATTGTGGCGCAAGATAGCAATGATCTCTGGTTGGATTTGGGGTAGTACTTGATAGACGACTGTTTGTACCAACAGAAGAGCGATCGCTTCCACCTCATTTATATTATTAATATCTATGTAGGGGCGCAGGTTCTCTTGTTGTAACAGCCAGCGTGTTACTTCTCCCCGCTGAATTGAACCCTGAACCTGGTTAATTACCCTTACCACCACAATTTCTGTGATTTCCTCGGCAAAATTTGCTACAATCCCTTGATTCAATTGCCGCTGCACTAGATGGAAATCCAATAACCGCGCTTGATCGAGGCGGACTAATACGGGTATTATTCTTAAAAATCGCCAAAATGGAAGTAGCAAAAATAGGTCATACCAACGCCATAAAATGGCTTCAAACGGACTTAAGTGGGGATGTTGACGTTTGATGTAGAAGGTACGCCCCAGCAATTCTATGCCAAATAAAATCACAAAGGGTAAGTCAATTATCCAGAAATCATCCAGAAATTCGCCATTTTCCCCAATTTTGCGGTAGTAGTTACTGGCAATCGAAGGTCGAATTTTCTGGTTGAAAAAATTAATTTCTTGGCTCCAACCATGTTGAGATAAATACTCCTGACTCCAAAAAGTGGCAAAAGCGCTTTTTGCAGATTCTTGGCGGGTGCGTTCCCGCATCCGGTTTTTGATCTTTTCTAGTGCCCCACTCTTATCGGCTGCCGCAAAAGGATTGCTGTTAATCATCTCGATGCTGAGATTACTGAGTTGCTCTAGCTGGGCTTTTGCCTGAGGAGAGTTTAACCCTGTCTGGCTTACCTGTTCTTCTAATGCGGCTACTGCTTCCAGATAGTCTTTCGTATCCCGATGGGGTTCAATACCTTTAATGGGATCATAAATCTGGGTAACTTGGGGAAGTCTTCGGAAGTAGAAATCTCGCCAAGGTACGTAAGTTAAATCAAATAACACTAAACCTAAGTTAACAGTGGCGGTAATTGCCATCAGTCTCTCAAACCAAAGGTTCCGCTGCTTTGGGGATTTTGATTTAATCATTACTTATCGTTTATTATACAAAGTATTTAGGGAATTTATCTTAATATAGTTTCCGGTCTTTGTAGAAGATTACCACTGCTAATACAAGATAAGTCTATTGGGGGAAGATAAAAATAAATTTTTAATATTAGTTAAATATAATCAATCGCGCTCAAGTTAATCAACAATGATTAATAATCGAAAAAAACAGGTGAAACAACTTAAAATGCACCTGTTAACCTTTCTATTCTGCTGATTTAAACCAAAGGAGCTTTAACTATGTGGTGTGGGTTTGGGAAATCAAGCACAACCATTGCTATTACTTGCCTGATGGCTGCTAGCGTGGTGATTTCAGATACAGCTTTTGCTGCCCGACAGCGTAACTATACACCGGAGGAATTCCGGGCTGTATTGCGGGGATTAGGCTATAACGTCAAGGTAACAAATACGCCCTTGACGGATGAAGAAACTAAAAAGGCAATCAGTGAATTTCAAAAGGGTTACAAGCTGACTGTTGATGGGAAAGCAGGCCCAAAAACCCAAGATTTTGCCGCCAATATCATTCAAATATTGCAAGGAAATTTGAATGCGGTGCTTAAGCCTAATCCTCCTCTCCCCCGCGATCAATTTTACAGTTCCCGGACTGAAGAGTTGGTGAAGGAGTTTCAGAAAAATAATCAACTGCAAGAAACCGGAATTGCTAATTTAGCAGTCCGCCAGAAGTTGAATGAAGCGGCTAAGGCAATTATTGGCCAGCCAACAGCGACGCCAAAACCAACAGCGACGCCAAAACCAACAGCGACGCCAAAACCAACAGCGACACCAACACCAACAGCGACGCCAAAACCAACAGTTACGCCAAAACCAACAGCGACA includes the following:
- the nusA gene encoding transcription termination factor NusA — encoded protein: MSMVSLPGLKELIESISRERNLPRLAVQSAIREALLKGYERYRRAQNLERKQFDEDYFDNFEVELDIEGEGFRVLSTKTIVEEVSNSDHQISLEEVQQVASEAQLGDSVVLDVTPDQGEFGRMAAMQTKQVLAQKLRDQQRQMVQEEFQDLEGTVLQARVLRFERQSVILAVTSGFGQPEVEAELPKREQLPNDNYRANATFKVYLKKVSQGQQRGPQLLVSRADAGLVVYLFANEVPEIEDEVVRIVAVAREANPPSRYVGPRTKIAVDTLDRDVDPVGACIGARGSRIQVVVNELRGEKIDVIRWSPDPATYIANALSPARVDEVRLMEPETRQTHVLVAEDQLSLAIGKEGQNVRLAARLTGWKIDIKDKAKYDYAGEDAKFAAARAKYQPEEDDFEEEELEDENQEELELEDDTFDNSEDD
- a CDS encoding peptidoglycan-binding domain-containing protein; protein product: MWCGFGKSSTTIAITCLMAASVVISDTAFAARQRNYTPEEFRAVLRGLGYNVKVTNTPLTDEETKKAISEFQKGYKLTVDGKAGPKTQDFAANIIQILQGNLNAVLKPNPPLPRDQFYSSRTEELVKEFQKNNQLQETGIANLAVRQKLNEAAKAIIGQPTATPKPTATPKPTATPKPTATPTPTATPKPTVTPKPTATPTPTATPKPTPTPTATPKPTATPTPTATPTPTATPTPTATPTPTP
- the rimP gene encoding ribosome maturation factor RimP, whose product is MTHPLIPQIIDLATPVAEELGLEVVGIVFHTNQRPPVLRVDIRNLQQDTGLDDCERMSRSLEAELDASEIIPDAYVLEVSSPGISRQLVTDREFISFKGFPVIISTSPPYEGQQEWTGQLIRRDETTVYLNQKGRVVEIERALITRVQLDERR